The Pseudomonas fluorescens genome segment CTACTCCAGCGACACCTATTTCGAGGCGGCGCTGCTGATCGCGCTGTTCGGATTCGTCGGCTCGTTTGCCCTGGCCAAATTCCTGCTGCGTGGCGAGGTGATCGAATGAACGCTGAATTGTCTCTGTGGGTGGAAATCCCGGTGGCGATCCTGCTGGTGCTCGGTGGTGTGTTTGCCCTGATCGGCGCGACCGGCCTGTTACGGATGAAGGACTACTTCCAGCGCATGCACCCTCCGGCGCTGGCCTCGACCCTCGGCGCGTGGTGCGTGGCGCTGGCATCGATCATCTGCTTTTCCGCGCTCAAGTCCGGGCCGGTGCTGCACGCGTGGCTGATCCCGATTCTTCTGTCGATCACCGTGCCGGTGACCACCTTGCTATTGGCGCGAGCGGCGTTGTTCCGCAAGCGCATGGCCGGGGATGATGTGCCGGCCGAGGTCAGCAGCCGGCGTACTGAAACCGGCAGCTAGATCCAGGCGACAGCCAACAGCCCGGCTCCCAATATCAGACACAGCGGCGAGTAAACCCAAGTGTCGAGCCGGGCAAACCGCGACCCCTTCACTTCCTTGAAAAAACCCACCAGCTCCGAATCGCCAATCGCCCGCGCAAACATCAGCAGCGCAATCGCGCTGATCACCCATTGCAGCGCCCAGTGATGCACGGCGGGCAGCCACCATCCCACCCGCATGCACACCAATGCGGCAATCAGTAGCAGGGCTGCCGCCACCACCAGCGTGATCCAGCCTGAAGGCTTGAAAGCCGGCCTGAGCGTCAGTCCGCCGTTATCCACCGGAACCTGTGGCACCACCGCCACGGCCGCCCACTGCCCACCCATCGCCCAATACACATGCATAAGGCTGATCACCGCAAATATCGTCACCAGCCATTGAGCCAACACAAAGGTCATGGTCGAGAATCCTTTAAAGGGATTTGAACAAAACATCCTAGTCGG includes the following:
- a CDS encoding Na+/H+ antiporter subunit G, coding for MNAELSLWVEIPVAILLVLGGVFALIGATGLLRMKDYFQRMHPPALASTLGAWCVALASIICFSALKSGPVLHAWLIPILLSITVPVTTLLLARAALFRKRMAGDDVPAEVSSRRTETGS
- a CDS encoding DUF3995 domain-containing protein; translation: MTFVLAQWLVTIFAVISLMHVYWAMGGQWAAVAVVPQVPVDNGGLTLRPAFKPSGWITLVVAAALLLIAALVCMRVGWWLPAVHHWALQWVISAIALLMFARAIGDSELVGFFKEVKGSRFARLDTWVYSPLCLILGAGLLAVAWI